A window of Candidatus Vicinibacter proximus contains these coding sequences:
- a CDS encoding GH92 family glycosyl hydrolase — MYKNLFWYCLFFPLFSHAQYVEYVNPFIGTGGHGHTFPGATSPFGMVQLSPDTRIKGWDGCSGYHYSDSIIYGFSHTHLSGTGVADYCDILVMPGCGKLEFSDGFLGNQSCAAEFDKKLEKAVPGKYECFLIQPKIEVRLTVTPRTGIHEYFFKKENEHKWIKIDLKHRDKVISGGFETIGKNEISGRRISSSWAKEQHIYFDLKSSVPFKRTLLSRDSLVLFCEFEKNTKRVVLQCAISAVDEDGAQTNLQSEWVGYNFEKAYKSTRSLWNNMLGRIDVGSKNSEHKSKVIFYSALYHLLIQPNLFQDTDNRYRGMDNKIHIGESEYPRYTVFSLWDTYRAAHPLYQLVYPDFNEKFVLSFLGQFEESGRLPVWELAGNETYCMIGNHSIPVLANALLDRNSRIEKYRQNIEKAIRGTLALDFSCLENFKKGFISSEECSESVSKTIENSVDFGALKWIVPDDESIREHNYFKNLFNPETSFFQAKLNHTFIEPFDPKEVNFHFTEANAWHYLFGAHHDVWGMIECFNNTRGKGKSNIFDKQPLEILLDSLFQSDSKMTGREQSDITGLIGQYAHGNEPSHHVAYLYNYCNRSNKTQQIVKRILQTMYTTQPDGLCGNEDCGQMSAWYIWSSLGFYPVNPILNSYDPGYFIFDKASIKVPGEKRIHIISNRKSGSKYVHQIIKNGILQNSLVELNPGDKLEFIFNDDKFIDLVMNQDTLADDFKFTLPYISEGNRTFQDSVKINFSSLGNFGIVYKIGNLDGPERNYTNSIIFRENQKIFFKNKNSEPAGKTSPWLLANFTKRPGGYEIRRITEFSPMYAGGGREALMDGLEGSLDFRDGHWQGYFGKDFNIEFSLEENLGIERVEARFLQDQNSWILLPASVQVLTSPNGTDYILESEYFNTTPQNTNGAFDKLFQFEIKQKGTRFIKLVAKNPGKLPEWHLSSGENSWIFIDEVKLIKK; from the coding sequence ATGTATAAAAATTTGTTCTGGTATTGTTTATTTTTTCCATTGTTTTCCCATGCTCAATATGTTGAGTATGTAAATCCATTTATTGGCACGGGAGGACATGGTCATACCTTTCCTGGTGCTACAAGTCCCTTTGGAATGGTGCAATTAAGTCCGGATACCAGGATTAAAGGCTGGGATGGTTGCTCCGGATATCATTATTCAGATTCAATAATATATGGATTTAGCCATACACATCTTTCTGGAACAGGGGTCGCTGATTATTGTGATATATTGGTTATGCCAGGCTGCGGAAAGCTGGAATTTTCAGATGGATTTTTAGGCAACCAATCATGCGCTGCAGAATTTGACAAGAAATTGGAAAAGGCCGTACCAGGAAAATATGAATGTTTCTTGATCCAACCAAAAATCGAAGTACGTCTTACGGTTACCCCGCGGACAGGAATTCATGAATATTTTTTTAAAAAGGAAAACGAACACAAGTGGATTAAAATTGACCTAAAACATCGAGACAAAGTGATAAGCGGGGGCTTCGAAACTATAGGTAAGAATGAAATTTCAGGGAGGAGAATTTCCTCCTCTTGGGCAAAGGAACAGCATATTTATTTCGACTTAAAATCATCTGTACCATTTAAAAGGACCTTATTAAGTAGAGATAGCTTAGTACTTTTTTGCGAATTTGAAAAGAACACTAAACGTGTTGTTTTGCAATGTGCTATTTCGGCGGTGGACGAAGATGGAGCTCAAACTAATCTTCAATCAGAGTGGGTTGGCTATAATTTTGAAAAGGCGTATAAATCAACCAGGAGTTTATGGAACAATATGTTAGGGAGAATCGATGTAGGCTCTAAAAATTCTGAACACAAAAGTAAAGTCATATTTTACTCCGCACTATATCATTTGTTAATCCAACCAAATCTTTTCCAGGATACCGATAACAGGTATCGTGGAATGGACAATAAAATTCATATTGGTGAATCAGAATATCCAAGATATACAGTATTTTCACTTTGGGACACCTATAGGGCAGCTCACCCTTTATATCAATTAGTTTATCCCGATTTTAACGAAAAATTTGTTTTGAGTTTTCTAGGGCAGTTTGAAGAATCTGGAAGACTTCCTGTTTGGGAATTGGCAGGAAATGAAACTTATTGTATGATTGGCAATCATTCAATTCCTGTTTTAGCAAATGCATTGTTGGATCGTAATTCCAGAATTGAAAAATATAGACAAAATATTGAAAAGGCAATTCGCGGAACTTTGGCTTTAGATTTTTCTTGTTTAGAAAATTTTAAAAAGGGGTTTATTTCCTCTGAGGAATGCAGTGAATCAGTGTCAAAGACTATTGAAAATAGTGTTGATTTTGGGGCACTAAAATGGATTGTTCCTGATGATGAAAGTATAAGGGAACATAATTACTTTAAAAATTTGTTTAATCCCGAAACAAGTTTTTTTCAAGCAAAACTTAACCATACGTTCATTGAACCCTTTGACCCAAAGGAAGTTAATTTCCATTTCACCGAAGCAAATGCATGGCATTACTTATTTGGGGCTCATCATGATGTATGGGGTATGATAGAATGTTTTAATAATACAAGAGGAAAAGGCAAATCAAATATTTTTGACAAGCAACCTCTGGAAATTTTACTGGATAGTTTGTTTCAATCTGATTCAAAAATGACGGGTCGTGAACAATCTGATATTACCGGTTTGATTGGGCAATATGCACATGGCAATGAACCAAGTCATCATGTAGCATATTTATATAATTATTGTAATCGCAGCAACAAGACCCAGCAAATTGTAAAAAGAATTTTACAAACGATGTACACTACACAACCGGATGGATTATGTGGAAATGAGGATTGTGGACAAATGTCTGCCTGGTATATTTGGAGTAGTTTGGGATTTTATCCTGTAAATCCAATTTTGAATTCTTATGACCCAGGATATTTTATTTTTGATAAAGCGAGTATTAAAGTTCCTGGCGAAAAACGAATACATATAATTTCCAATAGAAAAAGTGGATCTAAGTATGTTCACCAGATTATTAAAAACGGAATTCTCCAGAACTCTTTAGTTGAATTAAATCCCGGAGACAAATTAGAATTTATTTTTAATGATGATAAATTTATAGACTTAGTAATGAATCAAGATACCTTGGCTGATGATTTTAAATTTACATTGCCATATATTTCTGAAGGAAACAGGACTTTTCAAGATAGTGTAAAAATAAATTTCTCATCCTTGGGAAATTTCGGGATAGTATACAAAATTGGAAATCTAGATGGTCCTGAACGTAATTACACAAATTCTATAATATTCAGAGAAAATCAAAAAATTTTCTTCAAAAACAAAAACAGTGAACCAGCAGGGAAAACCAGTCCTTGGTTATTGGCTAATTTTACAAAACGTCCAGGAGGTTATGAGATTAGAAGAATCACTGAATTTTCTCCTATGTATGCAGGAGGAGGAAGGGAAGCCCTGATGGATGGATTGGAAGGGAGTTTAGATTTTAGAGATGGACATTGGCAAGGGTATTTTGGTAAAGATTTCAATATTGAATTTTCTCTGGAAGAGAATTTGGGAATTGAAAGGGTGGAGGCGAGGTTTTTACAAGATCAAAATTCTTGGATTCTATTACCAGCTAGCGTTCAGGTTTTGACTTCACCAAATGGAACGGATTATATTCTAGAATCAGAATATTTTAACACAACACCACAAAATACGAATGGTGCTTTTGATAAATTATTTCAATTTGAAATAAAGCAGAAAGGCACTAGGTTCATCAAGTTAGTAGCAAAAAATCCTGGAAAGCTTCCTGAGTGGCATCTTTCATCAGGAGAAAATAGTTGGATTTTTATTGATGAAGTAAAGCTTATAAAAAAGTAG
- a CDS encoding N(4)-(beta-N-acetylglucosaminyl)-L-asparaginase, with amino-acid sequence MKERRKFIQSIGISVLGISSANWFKELESIVGKNNKIPKMKVIATWNNPKAAKAAWNKLYEGGSALDAVEAGAREPEADPLDTSVGLGGFPDRDGDVTLDACIMDHLGNAGAVLYLQDILHPVSVARKVMEKTPHVFLAGDGAQKFALAEGFEKQNLLTENAKKAWKDWLIKSEYKPIINVERHDTIGILAMDNMQHLSGACSTSGLAFKMKGRVGDSPIIGAGLYVDNEIGAATATGLGEAVIKKVGAFSVVEMMRHGLSPQNACKEAIKRLLTLKESKDMQVGYIAINKRGQIGAYGLRKGFQYIVAEDGKITVHDADSYFPY; translated from the coding sequence ATGAAAGAAAGAAGAAAATTTATACAATCCATTGGGATTTCAGTCTTAGGTATTTCATCAGCAAATTGGTTTAAAGAACTAGAATCAATTGTTGGAAAGAATAATAAAATTCCAAAAATGAAAGTGATTGCCACATGGAATAACCCAAAAGCTGCTAAAGCAGCTTGGAATAAGCTTTATGAAGGAGGAAGTGCATTGGATGCTGTGGAAGCGGGAGCAAGGGAACCAGAAGCTGATCCATTGGACACTTCAGTAGGCTTAGGTGGATTTCCTGACCGAGATGGCGATGTTACCTTAGACGCATGCATAATGGATCATTTAGGAAATGCTGGGGCTGTTCTTTATTTGCAAGACATACTTCATCCAGTATCCGTTGCCAGAAAAGTTATGGAAAAAACACCACATGTATTTTTAGCCGGGGATGGTGCACAGAAATTTGCGCTGGCGGAAGGATTTGAAAAGCAGAATTTATTAACTGAAAATGCGAAAAAAGCTTGGAAAGATTGGTTGATAAAATCTGAATATAAGCCTATAATTAATGTAGAAAGGCACGACACCATTGGAATTCTTGCAATGGATAATATGCAACATCTTTCAGGAGCGTGCAGCACCTCCGGACTTGCATTCAAGATGAAAGGAAGAGTTGGAGATTCTCCTATAATTGGTGCAGGGCTTTATGTTGATAATGAAATCGGTGCAGCAACGGCAACTGGTCTTGGAGAAGCAGTAATTAAAAAGGTTGGGGCTTTTTCGGTTGTTGAAATGATGAGACATGGTTTGAGTCCACAAAATGCATGCAAAGAAGCCATTAAAAGGTTGTTAACTCTTAAAGAATCAAAGGACATGCAAGTGGGATATATAGCCATAAATAAGCGGGGTCAGATAGGGGCATATGGGCTAAGAAAGGGCTTTCAATATATTGTTGCTGAGGATGGTAAAATCACTGTACATGATGCCGATTCGTATTTTCCATACTAA
- a CDS encoding cation:dicarboxylase symporter family transporter, producing the protein MKSRIRKHIKLVYLFTIIIGVFSALHGLIQFDIPDTVSGGIRWVGIIGLLIIGINSNKLTTWIFISMFIGAEIGYDFPVLGNELNVLSKIFIKLIKSIIAPLLFGTLIVGIAGHSNIKQVGRLGWKSLLYFEVVTTVALVIGLIAINISKAGVGIVNTGIKEEIPQTIKQQGWKDLVLHVFPENFIKAISEGQVLQIVVFCLLFAISMLFVSKETRKPFITFAESLSSIMFKFTDIIMYFAPFAVGGAIAYTISNLGIDIMKNLIQLLLTLYLSLIAFVLLVFVPMIFFFKIPIKRFIAYVTEPVTIAFGTASSEAALPLAMENMEKFGVNREVVAFVLPTGLSFNLDGTTLYLSLAAIFVAQAAGIELTLGQQIVMLLTLMLTSKGVAGVARASLVILAATVSSFGLPEWPIAAILGIDALMDMARTAVNTLGNCLATVVIGKWENELNIPTEKIN; encoded by the coding sequence ATGAAAAGCCGTATTCGCAAACACATCAAATTGGTTTATTTGTTCACCATTATAATTGGTGTATTCTCAGCTTTACATGGTTTAATACAGTTTGATATTCCAGACACGGTTAGTGGAGGGATTAGATGGGTTGGGATAATTGGATTGTTAATAATAGGAATAAATTCTAATAAGCTAACAACATGGATTTTTATCAGCATGTTTATTGGCGCAGAAATTGGTTATGATTTTCCTGTCCTAGGAAATGAGCTTAATGTACTGAGTAAAATATTCATTAAATTAATTAAATCGATTATTGCACCTCTTTTATTTGGAACTCTTATAGTGGGTATAGCGGGTCATTCCAATATAAAACAGGTGGGGAGACTAGGTTGGAAATCCTTATTATATTTTGAAGTGGTGACTACTGTTGCTTTAGTTATTGGATTAATTGCAATAAACATAAGTAAGGCAGGAGTTGGCATAGTGAATACTGGAATTAAAGAGGAAATTCCTCAAACAATTAAACAGCAAGGCTGGAAGGACCTTGTACTTCATGTTTTTCCGGAAAATTTTATTAAAGCCATTTCTGAAGGACAGGTGTTACAGATTGTAGTTTTCTGTTTACTTTTTGCAATTTCTATGTTGTTTGTAAGTAAAGAGACAAGGAAGCCTTTTATTACTTTTGCTGAATCTCTGTCTTCAATTATGTTTAAGTTTACCGACATAATTATGTACTTTGCTCCATTTGCAGTTGGTGGAGCAATTGCTTATACCATTTCTAATCTTGGAATTGATATAATGAAGAATCTTATCCAATTGCTTCTTACCTTATATCTTTCACTAATAGCATTTGTATTATTGGTTTTTGTACCGATGATATTCTTTTTTAAAATTCCGATAAAAAGATTTATTGCATATGTTACAGAGCCGGTGACTATTGCTTTTGGTACAGCGAGCTCTGAGGCAGCGCTGCCATTAGCTATGGAAAATATGGAAAAATTTGGTGTAAACCGAGAAGTTGTTGCTTTTGTACTTCCAACGGGTTTAAGTTTTAATTTGGATGGTACAACGTTGTATTTATCTTTAGCTGCGATTTTTGTAGCACAAGCTGCAGGAATTGAACTGACTTTGGGTCAGCAAATAGTTATGCTACTAACACTTATGCTTACCAGTAAAGGTGTTGCCGGAGTGGCAAGAGCCTCATTAGTAATTTTAGCAGCTACAGTAAGTTCTTTTGGACTTCCGGAATGGCCAATTGCAGCAATTTTAGGAATTGATGCTTTAATGGATATGGCAAGAACTGCTGTCAATACTCTTGGTAATTGTTTAGCAACTGTGGTTATCGGTAAATGGGAAAATGAACTTAACATACCTACAGAAAAGATTAACTAA
- a CDS encoding response regulator transcription factor: MALVLLVETQDILDQDYMRSLKVGVVDDHELFLRSFVLLLTTIKSGFDITVAVESLSEDDFLAKLRQNDLDLVFLDLNLTKSDGIRLIPKIKERNPETKVLIVSMSTEAKVVRESFQQGADGYLSKYSDLDNLVEGIREVMDGEIFFGKGIEATQKISSEVVKQTSTPMLNRFNAKFHLTKRESEILEKMTEGKSSKTIAAELFISKETVSVHRKNLMRKLGASNALNLLKIARDYNLI; this comes from the coding sequence TTGGCATTGGTTTTGCTTGTAGAAACGCAAGACATATTAGACCAAGACTATATGCGAAGTTTGAAAGTTGGCGTGGTTGATGATCATGAGTTGTTTCTAAGAAGTTTTGTACTTCTATTGACAACTATAAAATCCGGATTTGATATCACGGTAGCTGTTGAAAGTCTATCAGAAGATGACTTTTTAGCCAAACTTCGACAAAATGATCTTGATTTAGTATTTCTGGATCTTAATCTGACCAAATCAGATGGGATTCGGTTGATTCCGAAAATCAAGGAGAGGAATCCGGAAACCAAGGTTTTAATTGTGAGCATGTCTACAGAAGCCAAGGTCGTACGGGAGTCTTTCCAGCAGGGTGCCGACGGGTATCTTTCAAAGTATTCTGATCTTGATAATCTAGTTGAAGGAATTAGAGAGGTGATGGATGGAGAAATTTTCTTTGGTAAAGGCATCGAAGCTACCCAGAAAATTTCATCTGAAGTGGTAAAGCAGACAAGTACACCAATGCTAAACCGCTTTAATGCAAAGTTCCATCTTACCAAAAGAGAATCAGAAATACTTGAGAAAATGACCGAAGGGAAGTCTTCAAAGACGATAGCTGCAGAACTGTTTATCAGTAAGGAGACCGTGAGTGTTCACAGGAAGAATCTGATGAGAAAGTTAGGAGCTTCCAATGCTTTGAATCTTCTTAAGATAGCCCGGGACTATAATTTGATTTAA
- a CDS encoding DedA family protein — MDWLKQLLDFLLHVDVHLVELTTQYGIYIYIILFLILFSETGLVVAAILPGDSLLFAAGAMASSGNLDLLTVMFVCIIGAILGNTVNFFIGKWLGPKVFEQDSKYFRKDYLIRTQKFYEKHGGKALVIGRFLPLIRTFVPLVAGIGKMNSGRFTYYNVLGAILWIIPLTTIGFLFGNIPFVKNNFSLVIIFIIIISAMPLFITILNRKRIFSKTKIFDE; from the coding sequence ATGGATTGGTTAAAACAATTATTAGATTTCCTTTTGCATGTTGACGTTCATTTGGTTGAGTTAACAACTCAATATGGGATCTACATATATATTATACTTTTTTTAATTCTTTTTTCTGAAACCGGACTTGTTGTAGCTGCTATTTTACCTGGTGACAGTCTTTTGTTTGCAGCAGGAGCAATGGCCTCAAGTGGTAATTTGGATTTACTCACCGTGATGTTTGTTTGTATAATAGGAGCAATTTTAGGGAATACAGTAAATTTTTTTATTGGTAAATGGTTAGGGCCAAAAGTTTTCGAACAAGATTCTAAATATTTCAGAAAAGATTACTTAATCAGAACACAAAAGTTTTATGAAAAACATGGAGGTAAAGCCTTAGTAATTGGAAGGTTTTTACCTTTAATCAGAACTTTTGTGCCGTTGGTTGCAGGGATCGGTAAAATGAATTCAGGTCGGTTTACTTATTACAATGTACTAGGTGCCATTCTCTGGATTATTCCTTTGACTACAATCGGGTTTTTATTTGGTAATATTCCCTTTGTTAAGAATAATTTTTCATTGGTTATAATTTTTATCATAATTATAAGTGCAATGCCATTATTTATTACAATTCTTAACCGTAAGCGTATTTTTAGCAAAACTAAAATATTTGATGAATAA
- a CDS encoding lysophospholipid acyltransferase family protein, which translates to MLIYLIIRFFLFFFRFLPFGVLRLLSDIVYYVLFYIIRYRRKVIEDNLVSCFPNLRGIEKINIIKKTYQNISDIFIEGIKGLLLSKEEIFTRNTFINSNLVNDYLNKGQSVICVCGHYNNWEWTVLGIGYYFQNKVIGIYKKISNPYVENYIRKLRAKSSMLLLPTSETRKMIEEIPNGKLILLMADQNPSNVNDAIWVKFFNKETACLHGLEKYARAYNLPVIYMEMQRIKRSYYTLEFSMLVENPSSCSFGEITQKFMSQLEKTIIKDPSNWLWSHKRWKHSRKIH; encoded by the coding sequence ATGCTAATTTATTTAATTATCCGATTTTTTCTTTTTTTCTTCAGGTTCTTGCCCTTCGGAGTACTGCGTCTTCTCTCTGATATTGTGTATTATGTCTTATTTTATATAATTAGATATCGTCGTAAGGTAATAGAAGATAATCTGGTTTCATGCTTTCCCAATTTAAGAGGTATAGAAAAAATAAATATAATTAAAAAAACTTACCAAAACATCTCTGATATATTTATTGAGGGCATCAAGGGATTGCTGCTGAGTAAAGAAGAAATATTTACCAGAAACACATTCATCAATTCCAACCTTGTAAATGACTATTTAAATAAAGGGCAGTCTGTAATTTGTGTTTGTGGGCATTACAATAACTGGGAATGGACAGTATTAGGAATTGGTTACTATTTTCAAAATAAAGTCATTGGTATTTATAAAAAAATTTCTAATCCTTATGTTGAAAATTATATTAGAAAATTAAGAGCCAAAAGTTCAATGTTGCTTTTGCCTACCAGTGAAACTAGAAAAATGATTGAAGAAATTCCAAATGGAAAACTTATTCTACTAATGGCAGATCAGAATCCCTCCAACGTTAATGATGCAATTTGGGTAAAATTTTTTAATAAAGAAACTGCATGTTTGCATGGTTTGGAAAAATATGCAAGAGCTTATAATTTACCTGTAATTTATATGGAAATGCAAAGAATCAAAAGATCCTATTACACCTTAGAGTTTAGTATGTTAGTAGAAAATCCTTCCAGTTGTTCCTTTGGAGAAATTACGCAAAAATTTATGTCGCAACTTGAAAAAACAATTATAAAAGATCCTTCAAACTGGCTTTGGTCACACAAAAGATGGAAACATTCTAGAAAGATTCACTAA